A window of the Ochotona princeps isolate mOchPri1 chromosome 30, mOchPri1.hap1, whole genome shotgun sequence genome harbors these coding sequences:
- the GALNT15 gene encoding polypeptide N-acetylgalactosaminyltransferase 15 isoform X1: protein MLLRKQYGFRTRRLQFLLLFLVLGCVLVMVVMRNPASHTSHQTDTVQASQHNHAAARDRLDFGDSQEWVLEAVGEEYSPMGDLPEYISLREDELLVAIASPRARRDRSWGRRSGSYQFIKQSRRRQDEDAPERDWAAEEEDGQMSEAEVPTSLGLDFNVLLQVQRPLPEVRHPLCLQQHPGDSLPLASIILCFHDEDWAALLRTVHSILGTAPRAFLKEIILVDDLSQQGQLKSALSEHVARLEGVKLLRSNKRLGPVGARMLGAARATGDVLVFMDAHCECHPGWLEPLLSRIASDRSRVVSPVIDSVDWKTLQYQPSKELQRGVLDWKLDFHWEPLPEHEKKALQSPISPIRSPVVPREVVAVDRRYFQNTGVYETVTSPRGGENLELSFKAWLCGGSVEILPCSRVGHVYQDWEAHSLVDQEAMLRSKVCLAETWLGSFKDTFYRHSPEAFSLSQAEKPLCPEHLQLQRRLGCRTFHWFLANIYPELYPLGPRPRFSGKLHNTGLSFCADCLAEGDIVGCPMVLAPCSDSRQQHWEHTGGKEIHLHSPWHLCLGVRREQVVLQNCTGEGPAVHQQHWDLQENGMIVHVLSGKCLEAVMQGDHKDLRLRLCDGKASQLWRFDQASAVDER, encoded by the exons ATGCTCCTGAGGAAGCAGTATGGGTTCAGGACCCGCCGACTACAATTCCTCCTGCTATTCCTGGTGCTGGGCTGTGtgctggtgatggtggtgatgcgGAACCCTGCCTCACACACCTCCCATCAAACTGATACTGTCCAGGCCAGCCAGCACAACCATGCTGCGGCCAGAGACCGCCTGGACTTTGGGGACTCCCAGGAGTGGGTGCTGGAGGCAGTGGGGGAGGAGTACAGCCCCATGGGGGACCTGCCAGAGTACATCTCCCTGCGGGAGGATGAGCTGCTGGTAGCCATAGCCTCGCCCAGGGCCAGAAGGGACCGGAGCTGGGGCAGAAGAAGTGGCAGCTACCAGTTCATCAAGCAGTCTCGCAGGAGGCAAGACGAGGATGCCCCAGAGAGAGACTGGGCAGCTGAAGAGGAGGACGGGCAGATGTCTGAAGCAGAAGTACCAACCTCACTTGGCCTGGACTTCAACGTGctcctgcaggtgcagaggcccctACCTGAGGTGCGACACCCACT GTGTCTGCAGCAGCACCCAGGGGACAGCCTGCCCTTGGCCAgcatcatcctctgcttccaCGACGAGGACTGGGCCGCTCTGCTGAGGACTGTGCACAGCATCCTGGGCACGGCGCCCCGGGCCTTCCTGAAGGAGATCATTCTGGTGGATGACCTTAGCCAGCAAG GACAGCTCAAGTCTGCCCTCAGTGAACACGTGGCCAGGCTGGAGGGCGTGAAACTGCTCAGGAGCAACAAGAGGCTGGGCCCCGTCGGGGCCCGAATGCTGGGGGCTGCTAGGGCCACGGGGGACGTGCTGGTCTTCATGGACGCCCACTGCGAGTGCCACCCCGGCTGGTTGGAGCCCCTCCTCAGCAGAATAGCCAGTGACAG GAGCCGTGTGGTGTCTCCTGTTATAGATTCGGTTGACTGGAAGACTCTGCAGTATCAGCCCTCCAAGGAGCTGCAGCGTGGGGTGTTGGACTGGAAGCTGGATTTCCACTGGGAGCCTTTGCCAGAGCATGAGAAGAAAGCCCTCCAGTCCCCCATCAGCCCTATCAG GAGCCCTGTGGTACCCAGAGAGGTGGTGGCTGTGGACAGACGCTACTTCCAAAACACAGGCGTATATGAGACTGTCACGTCACCTAGGGGTGGTGAAAACCTCGAACTGTCTTTCAAG GCCTGGCTCTGTGGTGGCTCGGTTGAGATCCttccctgctcccgcgtgggccATGTCTACCAAGACTGGGAGGCCCACTCCCTGGTTGACCAGGAGGCCATGCTGCGAAGCAAGGTCTGCCTCGCTGAGACCTGGCTGGGGTCTTTCAAAGATACCTTCTACAGGCACAGTCCGGAGGCCTTCTCCCTGAGCCAG GCTGAGAAACCCCTCTGCCCGGAGCACTTACAGCTGCAAAGGCGACTGGGCTGTCGGACGTTCCACTGGTTCCTGGCCAACATCTATCCCGAGCTGTATCCATTGGGACCCAGGCCCAGGTTCTCCGGAAAG ctccacaacactggcctcagctTCTGTGCAGACTGCCTGGCAGAGGGGGACATCGTGGGCTGTCCCATGGTGCTGGCGCCCTGCAGTGACAGCCGGCAGCAG CACTGGGAGCACACAGGCGGAAAGGAGATCCACCTGCACAGCCCGTGGCACCTGTGCCTGGGTGTCAGGCGAGAGCAGGTGGTCCTGCAGAACTGCACCGGGGAAGGCCCTGCCGTCCATCAGCAACACTGGGACTTGCAGGAG AATGGGATGATTGTCCACGTTCTTTCTGGGAAATGCCTGGAAGCTGTGATGCAAGGAGACCACAAAGATCTGCGCTTGCGCCTCTGTGATGGCAAAGCCAGCCAGCTGTGGCGGTTTGACCAAGCCAGTGCTGTAGATGAACGGTGA
- the GALNT15 gene encoding polypeptide N-acetylgalactosaminyltransferase 15 isoform X2 produces the protein MGDLPEYISLREDELLVAIASPRARRDRSWGRRSGSYQFIKQSRRRQDEDAPERDWAAEEEDGQMSEAEVPTSLGLDFNVLLQVQRPLPEVRHPLCLQQHPGDSLPLASIILCFHDEDWAALLRTVHSILGTAPRAFLKEIILVDDLSQQALPIPGQLKSALSEHVARLEGVKLLRSNKRLGPVGARMLGAARATGDVLVFMDAHCECHPGWLEPLLSRIASDRSRVVSPVIDSVDWKTLQYQPSKELQRGVLDWKLDFHWEPLPEHEKKALQSPISPIRSPVVPREVVAVDRRYFQNTGVYETVTSPRGGENLELSFKAWLCGGSVEILPCSRVGHVYQDWEAHSLVDQEAMLRSKVCLAETWLGSFKDTFYRHSPEAFSLSQAEKPLCPEHLQLQRRLGCRTFHWFLANIYPELYPLGPRPRFSGKLHNTGLSFCADCLAEGDIVGCPMVLAPCSDSRQQHWEHTGGKEIHLHSPWHLCLGVRREQVVLQNCTGEGPAVHQQHWDLQENGMIVHVLSGKCLEAVMQGDHKDLRLRLCDGKASQLWRFDQASAVDER, from the exons ATGGGGGACCTGCCAGAGTACATCTCCCTGCGGGAGGATGAGCTGCTGGTAGCCATAGCCTCGCCCAGGGCCAGAAGGGACCGGAGCTGGGGCAGAAGAAGTGGCAGCTACCAGTTCATCAAGCAGTCTCGCAGGAGGCAAGACGAGGATGCCCCAGAGAGAGACTGGGCAGCTGAAGAGGAGGACGGGCAGATGTCTGAAGCAGAAGTACCAACCTCACTTGGCCTGGACTTCAACGTGctcctgcaggtgcagaggcccctACCTGAGGTGCGACACCCACT GTGTCTGCAGCAGCACCCAGGGGACAGCCTGCCCTTGGCCAgcatcatcctctgcttccaCGACGAGGACTGGGCCGCTCTGCTGAGGACTGTGCACAGCATCCTGGGCACGGCGCCCCGGGCCTTCCTGAAGGAGATCATTCTGGTGGATGACCTTAGCCAGCAAG CCCTGCCGATTCCAGGACAGCTCAAGTCTGCCCTCAGTGAACACGTGGCCAGGCTGGAGGGCGTGAAACTGCTCAGGAGCAACAAGAGGCTGGGCCCCGTCGGGGCCCGAATGCTGGGGGCTGCTAGGGCCACGGGGGACGTGCTGGTCTTCATGGACGCCCACTGCGAGTGCCACCCCGGCTGGTTGGAGCCCCTCCTCAGCAGAATAGCCAGTGACAG GAGCCGTGTGGTGTCTCCTGTTATAGATTCGGTTGACTGGAAGACTCTGCAGTATCAGCCCTCCAAGGAGCTGCAGCGTGGGGTGTTGGACTGGAAGCTGGATTTCCACTGGGAGCCTTTGCCAGAGCATGAGAAGAAAGCCCTCCAGTCCCCCATCAGCCCTATCAG GAGCCCTGTGGTACCCAGAGAGGTGGTGGCTGTGGACAGACGCTACTTCCAAAACACAGGCGTATATGAGACTGTCACGTCACCTAGGGGTGGTGAAAACCTCGAACTGTCTTTCAAG GCCTGGCTCTGTGGTGGCTCGGTTGAGATCCttccctgctcccgcgtgggccATGTCTACCAAGACTGGGAGGCCCACTCCCTGGTTGACCAGGAGGCCATGCTGCGAAGCAAGGTCTGCCTCGCTGAGACCTGGCTGGGGTCTTTCAAAGATACCTTCTACAGGCACAGTCCGGAGGCCTTCTCCCTGAGCCAG GCTGAGAAACCCCTCTGCCCGGAGCACTTACAGCTGCAAAGGCGACTGGGCTGTCGGACGTTCCACTGGTTCCTGGCCAACATCTATCCCGAGCTGTATCCATTGGGACCCAGGCCCAGGTTCTCCGGAAAG ctccacaacactggcctcagctTCTGTGCAGACTGCCTGGCAGAGGGGGACATCGTGGGCTGTCCCATGGTGCTGGCGCCCTGCAGTGACAGCCGGCAGCAG CACTGGGAGCACACAGGCGGAAAGGAGATCCACCTGCACAGCCCGTGGCACCTGTGCCTGGGTGTCAGGCGAGAGCAGGTGGTCCTGCAGAACTGCACCGGGGAAGGCCCTGCCGTCCATCAGCAACACTGGGACTTGCAGGAG AATGGGATGATTGTCCACGTTCTTTCTGGGAAATGCCTGGAAGCTGTGATGCAAGGAGACCACAAAGATCTGCGCTTGCGCCTCTGTGATGGCAAAGCCAGCCAGCTGTGGCGGTTTGACCAAGCCAGTGCTGTAGATGAACGGTGA
- the GALNT15 gene encoding polypeptide N-acetylgalactosaminyltransferase 15 isoform X3, with product MGDLPEYISLREDELLVAIASPRARRDRSWGRRSGSYQFIKQSRRRQDEDAPERDWAAEEEDGQMSEAEVPTSLGLDFNVLLQVQRPLPEVRHPLCLQQHPGDSLPLASIILCFHDEDWAALLRTVHSILGTAPRAFLKEIILVDDLSQQALPIPGQLKSALSEHVARLEGVKLLRSNKRLGPVGARMLGAARATGDVLVFMDAHCECHPGWLEPLLSRIASDRSRVVSPVIDSVDWKTLQYQPSKELQRGVLDWKLDFHWEPLPEHEKKALQSPISPIRSPVVPREVVAVDRRYFQNTGVYETVTSPRGGENLELSFKAWLCGGSVEILPCSRVGHVYQDWEAHSLVDQEAMLRSKVCLAETWLGSFKDTFYRHSPEAFSLSQAEKPLCPEHLQLQRRLGCRTFHWFLANIYPELYPLGPRPRFSGKHWEHTGGKEIHLHSPWHLCLGVRREQVVLQNCTGEGPAVHQQHWDLQENGMIVHVLSGKCLEAVMQGDHKDLRLRLCDGKASQLWRFDQASAVDER from the exons ATGGGGGACCTGCCAGAGTACATCTCCCTGCGGGAGGATGAGCTGCTGGTAGCCATAGCCTCGCCCAGGGCCAGAAGGGACCGGAGCTGGGGCAGAAGAAGTGGCAGCTACCAGTTCATCAAGCAGTCTCGCAGGAGGCAAGACGAGGATGCCCCAGAGAGAGACTGGGCAGCTGAAGAGGAGGACGGGCAGATGTCTGAAGCAGAAGTACCAACCTCACTTGGCCTGGACTTCAACGTGctcctgcaggtgcagaggcccctACCTGAGGTGCGACACCCACT GTGTCTGCAGCAGCACCCAGGGGACAGCCTGCCCTTGGCCAgcatcatcctctgcttccaCGACGAGGACTGGGCCGCTCTGCTGAGGACTGTGCACAGCATCCTGGGCACGGCGCCCCGGGCCTTCCTGAAGGAGATCATTCTGGTGGATGACCTTAGCCAGCAAG CCCTGCCGATTCCAGGACAGCTCAAGTCTGCCCTCAGTGAACACGTGGCCAGGCTGGAGGGCGTGAAACTGCTCAGGAGCAACAAGAGGCTGGGCCCCGTCGGGGCCCGAATGCTGGGGGCTGCTAGGGCCACGGGGGACGTGCTGGTCTTCATGGACGCCCACTGCGAGTGCCACCCCGGCTGGTTGGAGCCCCTCCTCAGCAGAATAGCCAGTGACAG GAGCCGTGTGGTGTCTCCTGTTATAGATTCGGTTGACTGGAAGACTCTGCAGTATCAGCCCTCCAAGGAGCTGCAGCGTGGGGTGTTGGACTGGAAGCTGGATTTCCACTGGGAGCCTTTGCCAGAGCATGAGAAGAAAGCCCTCCAGTCCCCCATCAGCCCTATCAG GAGCCCTGTGGTACCCAGAGAGGTGGTGGCTGTGGACAGACGCTACTTCCAAAACACAGGCGTATATGAGACTGTCACGTCACCTAGGGGTGGTGAAAACCTCGAACTGTCTTTCAAG GCCTGGCTCTGTGGTGGCTCGGTTGAGATCCttccctgctcccgcgtgggccATGTCTACCAAGACTGGGAGGCCCACTCCCTGGTTGACCAGGAGGCCATGCTGCGAAGCAAGGTCTGCCTCGCTGAGACCTGGCTGGGGTCTTTCAAAGATACCTTCTACAGGCACAGTCCGGAGGCCTTCTCCCTGAGCCAG GCTGAGAAACCCCTCTGCCCGGAGCACTTACAGCTGCAAAGGCGACTGGGCTGTCGGACGTTCCACTGGTTCCTGGCCAACATCTATCCCGAGCTGTATCCATTGGGACCCAGGCCCAGGTTCTCCGGAAAG CACTGGGAGCACACAGGCGGAAAGGAGATCCACCTGCACAGCCCGTGGCACCTGTGCCTGGGTGTCAGGCGAGAGCAGGTGGTCCTGCAGAACTGCACCGGGGAAGGCCCTGCCGTCCATCAGCAACACTGGGACTTGCAGGAG AATGGGATGATTGTCCACGTTCTTTCTGGGAAATGCCTGGAAGCTGTGATGCAAGGAGACCACAAAGATCTGCGCTTGCGCCTCTGTGATGGCAAAGCCAGCCAGCTGTGGCGGTTTGACCAAGCCAGTGCTGTAGATGAACGGTGA